Genomic DNA from Salinibacter pepae:
CCATCAAGACGGTGACGGAGGACATTGAGGCGCGAAACTTCAACACCGCCATCGCGGCGATGATGGAGTTCGTGAACGCGGCCAACAAGTGGGACGCACTGCCGCGGCAGGTTGGAACGCCGTTCGTCCTGCTGCTGAGTCCGTTCGCGCCGCACCTCGCCGAGGAGCTGTGGGCCCGGCTCGGCCACGACCAGTCGCTGGCCCACGCGGACTGGCCGGCGTACGACGACGAGCTGATCCGGCGGGAGGTCGTGGAGATGCCCGTGCAGGTCGACGGCACCGTTCGCGCCACCATCGAGATCGACGCCGACGCGGACGAGGCGGACGTGCTCGCCGCCGCAAAGGAGGCCGAGAATGTGGCTCGTCACCTCGACGGCGAGGACCTCCAGCGCGAGATCTACGTGCCGGGGCAGATCGTGAACTTCGTCACCGAATGAGCCTGCATCTCGTACGGAGGTGGTGTGGGCCAGGCTTGATGCTGCATTGGCCGACACCGTGATGCGTGAAGAGTGACGCGTGAGAGGGAAAAGTCCCCGTCACGTTCCCACGAGTCACGGTTCACGTTTCACACCTCACGCAATACGAAACATGCAATACGGACCTTCAGCCCAGGGCAGTTCTCTCTCCGGTTAGCAATCCTTGAAGATCGCACTTCCCATGTCCAAACTTGATGTCCTCGCCCTCGCCGCCCACCCCGACGACGTAGAGCTCTGCGCGGGGGGGACCGTGTGCCTCCTTGCCCAGCAGGGATACGACGTGGGCATTGTCGACTTCACGAAGGGCCAACTGGGGTCGCGAGGCACCCCCCAGCAGCGGATGGAGGAGGCCGAGCGCGCGTCGGACATCATCGGCCTCAGCGCCCGGGAAAACCTCGGGCTGATGGACGGGGACCTCCGCAACACGAAGGCCAACCAGCGACGGGTCATTGAAGCCGTGCGCCGGTACCGGCCCGACATTGTCCTCCTCAATGCCCCAGAGTCCCGCCACCCCGACCACAGCGACGCCGCCGACCTGTCGACCGACGCCCTCTACTACAGCGGGCTCCAGGAGATTGAGACGACCGGCCCCGACGGGGCCTCCCAAGAGCCCTGGCGGCCGCACCACGTGCTCCACTACATGCAGGCCGTCTCCTTCGAGCCGACGATGGTGGTGGACGTGACCGACGTATGGGACCAGCGCATCGAGGCGCTGCAGGCCTTCGCGTCGCAGTTCCACAACCCCGACTACGAGCCGGACGCGGACGAGCCGGAGACCTTCGTGTCCAACCCGGAGTTCTTCGAATGGGTAAAATCGCGGGCCCGCACCTACGGATACACGGTGGGCGCCACCTACGGCGAGCCGTTTAAGTACCGGCACGGCCCCTTCGGCGTCACGGACCTGCCCGGCGTGCTCAGCAAGGAGAAGGAGTTTCGGTGAGCTAGATCCCACGTGAATTGCGGGCGGGGCGGGCCCAGACCCCGCAACAAACGACCGGGCTACGTTTTTAGCTACAATCAAACCCGCCCAGGGCGGTTGGGAGTTGACACCGCTCCCCACGGCGTAATATATTACCCCACTGCAACTGCGACGAAACGACCTGCCTCCACCCCATGGCGGACACGAGTGACTTTCGAAACGGCATGACGTTCATCTGGAAGGACGATCTCTGGGAGATCGTCGACTTCCTCCACGTCAAGCCCGGCAAGGGCGGGGCGTTCGTGCGCACCACCCTCAAACACGTGAAGGACGGCCACGAGGTGGAGGAGACGTTCCGGGCGGGAGCAAAGGTCGACGAGGTGCGGGTCGAGCGCCGCGAGCACCAGTATCTCTACGAGGACGACTACGGCCTTCACTTCATGGACCAGGAGTCCTACGAGCAATTCTCGATGCCGCCGGAGCAGGTAGAGGGGCGCGAGTTTTTGAAGGAGGGGGGCGACGTCGACATTGTCTTCCGCACCGACACCGAGGAGCCGCTCCGCACCGAAGTGCCGCAGAAGGTGGACCTTGAGGTCACGGAGACCACGCCCGGCGTGAAGGGCGACACCGCGCAGGGCGGGGACAAGCCCGCGACGTTGGAGAGCGGGGCGACCATCGACGTGCCGCTCTTCATCAACGAAGGGGACGTCGTCCGCCTCAACACCGAGACCGAAGAGTACGAGACCCGCGTATCGGCCGCCTCCACCGTGTAACCCGGGGCGTGCCCGCCGTTCTTTCGCACACACGTATCCAGACGCATGGAGCTCTCGAAGATTCAAGAACTGCTTCGACTTGTCGCCGAGAGCGGGGTGTCGGAGGTTGAGATTGAGGAGGACGACTTCAAGCTCACCATTCGGCAAGACAGCCCGCAGGTCCTGATGCAGCCGGCGACGCAGCCGGCCCAGATGCAGTACGGGCCCCCCCAGCAGCCGCAGTACCCGCCGCAGGCCCCGCCTCAGCAGGCGCCCCCTCAGCAGGCCCCTCAGCCCCAGCAGCAGCCGTCCCACGCGCCCGCCTCGTCGGCCCCCCCGGCCTCGGGCGGGGCGCAGGCGGCCAACGAGGCGGGCCCCGACGACACGTCCACGGCGCCGGCCCCGGATGCGACTGAGAACGGAACGGCCGAGGCGGAGGAGACGGAAGCCGCCGCGGAGGAGCACGTGGTGAAGGCCCCGATCGTGGGGACCTTCTACCGGGCCCCCTCCCCCGACGACCCCCCCTTCGTGGAGGTGGGCGACGAGGTGCAGGAAGGCGATGTGCTCTGCATCATCGAGGCGATGAAGCTGATGAACGAGATCGAATGCGAAACCGCGGGGACCGTCAAGGAGATCCTGGTCGAAGACGCCGAGCCGGTCGAGTTCGACCAGCCGCTGTTCGTGCTCGATGAAGGATAAGGGCAGTCTCACGCAGCAGTGAGGGCTCCGGGATGGCCTGGGGCCGTCTTCCCGTTGCGCCTGCTCGGGGGGCTTCGCTGTCGTCGGAGAAAATGGAGTGGCCCCCAACTTTGGTGTTCCGATGCGTGATACGTGACGGCGTCGACCTCGAACACGCACCTCACGCACCACCCTCACGCATCACGCTCCCTGAAAACCCGCACGTCACATCGGATTCTGTTGACCCCGCATGAGTGACCTCCAAAAAATTCTGATTGCCAACCGCGGCGAGATTGCGCTGCGCGTGATCCGCACCTGCCACGAGATGGGCATCAACACCGTGGCGGTATACTCGACGATCGACCGCGACGCCCTGCACGTCCGATTTGCCGACGAGGCCGTGTGCATCGGGCCGGCGGCGTCCGGGGAGAGCTACCTGCGGCCCGACCGCCTCATCGCCGCCGCGGAGGTCACGGGGGCCGACGCCATCCACCCCGGCTACGGGTTCCTCGCCGAGAACGCCGAGTTCAGCCAGATCTGCGCCGACAACGACATCGAGTTCATCGGCCCCTCCGCCGAGACGATCTCCCTCATGGGCGAGAAGTCGAAGGCGAAAGAGGAGATGCACAAGGCGGGTGTGCCCATCGTAGAGGGGTCCGACGGCACGGTCGACGACCTCGACACCGCCTCCGAGATCGCCTCCGACATCGGGTTTCCGGTCATGGTCAAGGCCGTTGCGGGCGGGGGGGGCACCGGCATGCGGCTGGTGCGGGAGGCCGATGGGTTTGAGCGGGCCTTCAATGGGGCCCGCTCCGAGGCCGACGCGGCCTTCGGGAACCCTGAGGTGTACATCGAAAAATTTGTCGAGAAGCCGCGCCACGTCGAGATTCAGGTTCTGGGCGACGGGCAGGGCAACGTGATGCACTTTGGGGAGCGGGAGTGCTCCATTCAGCGCCGGCACCAGAAGCTGCTTGAGGAGTGCCCCTCGCCGGTCGTTGACGAGGCGCTCCGCGAAGAGATGGGCGCGGCTGCCATTCGGGGGGCAGAGGCCGTGAATTACGAGGGCGCCGGCACGGTCGAATTTCTGGTGGGGGCCGACCGCAACTTCTACTTCATGGAGATGAACACGCGCATCCAGGTGGAGCACCCGGTCACCGAAGAGGTGACGGACTGCGACCTGGTGGAGTACCAGATTCGGGTGTCGATGGGCGAGACCGTGGACAGCGAGGAGCGCCCCCCCATGGAGGGTCACGCCATCGAGTGCCGCATCAACGCCGAGAATCCCTTTCAGAACTTCAGCCCCGCCCCGGGCGACATCACGGCGTTTCACCAGCCCGGCGGGCACGGCATCCGGATCGATACGGCGGCCTACTCGGGCTACCGCATCCCGCCCACCTACGACTCGATGATCGCCAAGCTCATTGCCTACGGCAAAACCCGCGAGCAGGCGATCCGCAAGATGCGCCGGGCGCTTGCCGAGTTCGTCGTGGAGGGGGTCGACACCACGATCCCGTTCCATCGGCAGCTGATGGACGACGATCGGTTCCAGCAGGGCAACTTCGACACCCGCTTCCTCGACGACTTCGAAATGCACGCCGCCCCGGCGGAGGTCGCGTAGGGCGCAGAACACGCTCAGGGCGCATGGGGAGCGCCCCCGTCCGGCGCGCCCGCAGCACGAGCAAGGGAAACCGGGCCCGCGCCCTTGAGGGCCGGGCACGCCTACATTCTTCTTCTAGCTGGTTCGCAGGTGCCTCATGTCGACCTCCACCCACTCCGTTCGATTTAACGACCGCGTGGCCGCGATGCAGCCGTCCGCCACGCTCGCCATGAAGGCCCGTGCCGAGGAACGACGACGGCAGGGGCACCCGGTCGTGGCCCTCAGTGCGGGGGAGCCGGACTTCGAGACGCCGAAGCCGATCTCGGACGCCGGCGTGGAGGCCATCCGGAGCGGATTCACGAACTACACGGAAAACCCGGGCACGCTCGAGTTGCGGGAGGCCATCTGCAGCAAGCTCGACCGCGACAACGACCTGTCGTACACGCCGGAGCAGGTGGTGTGCTCGAACGGGGCGAAGCAGTCCCTCGCCCTGGCCATCCACGCCCTCTGCGACGAGGGCGACGAGGTCCTCATTCCGGCGCCCTATTGGGTGAGCTACCCGGAGATGGCGCGCTTCAGTGGGGCCGAGCCGGTACCGGTGCCCACGGACGTGGACAACGGGTACCGCCTGACGCCCGCGGCCCTGGAAGGGGCGATCACCGAGCGGACGCGGCTGCTCATCCTGTGCACCCCGTCCAACCCCACCGGGACCGTGTATTCGCCCGACGAGCTGGCGGCGCTCGCCGACGTGCTGCGCGACCACGACGGGGTCTACGTCGTGTCCGACGAAATTTACGAATACGTCCTGTACGACGCCGAACACCGCGCGTTTGCGTCGCTTCCGAACATGAAGGACCGGACCGTTACGGTGAACGGGTTCTCCAAGGGCTTCGCCATGACGGGGTGGCGGCTCGGCTACATGGCCGCGCCGGGGCCGATTGCCGAGGCCGCGGGCAAGATCCAGGGGCAGTTCACCTCGGCGCCTAGCAGCATCACGCAGAAGGCGGGCGTGGCGGCCCTGGAAATGGACAAGGAGCCGGTGGAGGAGATGGTGTCGGCCTTTCGGCGCCGGCGCGACGTGGTCCTGGAGCGCCTCCGTGCCATCGACGGGGTGCAGTGCCCGACCCCCGAAGGGGCCTTCTACGCGTACCCGGACGTGTCGGCCTTCTTCGGAGCCACGGCGCCGGACGGCTCGACGATTGAGGACGGCGGCGACCTCTGTTTCTACTTGCTGGAGGAGCAGGACGTGGCCCTCGTCCCGGGGCCGGCGTTCGGGGAGCCCGACGGGCTTCGCCTGTCCTACGCCTCGTCGATGGAGGATCTCGAAACGGGCCTCGACCGCATTGAGGCCGGGCTCGCGGCGCTTCGCTGACGGGGGCGACGCCGAGTGGCACCGGGGCCCGATCACGATTGTTACTGACGCACGCTTTCGCTCGTGGAACCGAATCAGTCCCCCGGTGACGCCCGGATTGAGGTGAACAGCGATCCCGACTCGGCCTCGGCGGCGGCCGCGCCCCAACCGACCGCGGACCGCTACTGGTTGCACCTCCTCCTCTTCGTGCTCACGCTGGCATCCACGGTGTACGTGGGGGCCTCGTGGTGGGCGAACCGACTGCTCCACTACGAGGCGCACGACCAGACGATCTCCCTCTTCGTGCTGACCCTCAATCAGGCCTGGCTCGTCGACGGGCTGCGCTACGCGATTCCGCTGGTCGGCTTCCTCACGGTGCACGAGTTTGGGCACTACTTCGCGGCGCGCTACCACGACGTGCGCACGTCACTGCCCTACTACATCCCGTTTCCGTTCAACGGCATCGGCAACTTCGGGGCCGTCATCAGCATTCGGCAGCGCATCCCGAGCACACGCTCGCTCTTCGACATTGGCGTGGCCGGGCCGCTGGCGGGGTTCGTGGTCGCGCTCGGGGCCCTGATCTACGGCTTTGCTACGCTTCCGCCCCCCGAGTACCTGCTCGACCTGCCGGGCCACGAGGCGCTGAAGGCGCACATCCGCCAGCACGGAACGTTCCCGGACGCGCGCCCCGCCTCGGGCAACGGGATGCCGGTCCTGGTCGTGGGGTACACGCCGCTCTACTGGGCCCTGTCCCAGGTTTTCGCGAACGTCCCCCCGATGTACGAGATGTACCACTATCCGGTCCTCTTTGCGGGGTGGCTCGGGCTGTTCTTCACGGCGCTCAACCTGCTTCCGGTGGGCCAGCTCGATGGCGGGCACGTGCTGTACGCGCTGCTGGGGGACGCGTGGCACCGCCGCTTCGCGCAGGCCTTCGTCTTCGTGCTGCTGTTCTCGGGGGGCATCGGGTTCATGGATGGAATGCGGCAGTCGCTTCAGGACGTGAGTCCGTGGTTGGGGCGGGCGTCGTGGGTCATCCTCGCGGCGATCTACTACGGCTACCTGTACAAAATCTTCGGGGGAACCGACCAGCGCACCTGGGCCGGACTGGTGGGCCTTTTGTCGGGGGTGGGCGCCGCGATGGCGCTCGGCTGGACGGGCCTCGGATGGACCGGTTGGCTCGTCTGGAGTCTTCTCATTATCTTCCTCGTCCGGGTGAAGCACCCGCCGGTTCTGCGGCCGCAGCGACTGACGCCCGGCCGGCGGATCCTGGGCTACCTGGCCATCGCCATCTTCATTCTTTGCTTCAGCCTACAGCCCCTGAGTACGGTGTAGTCCCCGGCGCCTCGAAGACATAGCCAGTAGGAACGGCACGGGCGCCTGCGAATACCCGACTCGATCCGGGCTTCTCTGCCATGGTGGACTCGACATTGCCCATGCTGGGCCGTCTGCTGGGGGCCGTGCTGATTGGGGGGGGGCCGGCCTTGTGGGGCGGCTGCGACATGGTGCCGGCTCCGGATCGTGACCAGCGCCGGCCGTCGGTGGCAAACCTTCAGATCACGCCCGACAGCGTGCACGAGTCGGATCTGTCCGAGGGAGAGATTGTGGATTCCCTCGCTCAGGTGACGGTCGACCTCTCCGCCCGGGCGACGGACCCGGACGGGACGGTGGCACGAGTGGCGTTTCTGTTCGAGCCGTCGTCGAATCCTCGAGGGACTCTCTCCGGCACCCTTTCGGAGTTGAGTGAAGAGGGGCGCTACGGCGGGCAGTTGGAGCTGTCGATTCCGCTCCGCGACGAGATCTACACCCTGCGGGTCTTTGCGGTGGACGACGACAGCCTATCGGGCAACCAGGTGACGGGGCAGTTTCGGTTCGTGCCGTCGGACACGTCGGAGGCCGGAGGAAACGCTCTTCGCATGCAGATGCATCGCCGCCCAGACGACTTGTGAACCGCCTTCTCGCGTCGCTTATCGTGCTGGGACTGGCGGCCGCGCCGGCGTGGGGACAGGCCCCGCCGCGCCTGCAGGACCTGCGCCCGACGACGGGCCTGGCGAGCAATACGGTCCAGGCGCTGGCGTCGGCGGGCGACTCGCTGTGGGCGGGGCCCCTGCTCACGGTGTACACGGAGGACGAGGCGCGCCTGTTCACGCCGGACGACCCGGCGGTGACGCGTCGGCTGGAGGACGGAAGCAACGTCGTGCTCTCGCTGGCCGCCGAGGGCGGCGTGCAGGGGGGCTCGGCCGTGTGGGCCGGGCTCGCGTTCGATGCGGGCGGCAATGCGATCGGGGCGGGCGGGTTTTTGGTGTCGACCGACGGTGGGGCGTCGTTCTCGACGCGGCCGGTCCCGCTGGACGACCCGGCGGACACGACGGTCGCCTACGGGGCGTCGACCCTTCCGGCAATTCCCGTCACGCAGGAGACGAGCGCCCCGCCACGAGACATCGCCCTTGGACGCGGGGGCACCGTGTGGGTTGCCGGGTCGCGGAGCGGGCTCCGTCGCTCGGCCGACCAGGGAGAGACGTGGTCCCGCGTCGTGCTCCCCCCAGACACGAGCATGCGGATCGAGCCGTCCCGGCCGGACACCTTTCTCGTCGCTCCGCCCCAAAGCGACGGCCGCGGCTTCCAAAATTACCGGGCGTTCAGCGCGCTGGTGGACGAGACGGGCACGGTGTGGGCCGGCACCGCGGCCGGCCTCAACCGCTCCACGCCGGGCGACGTCGGCCCGTCCGGGGATCGGGCCTGGCGCCTCTTTCGGCCGGACGGCACCCCAAACAGCCTGACGGGCCAGCTCGTGCTCGGGTTGGCCGAGCAGCCGCGCCCCGACGGGCGCAATCCGGTCTGGATCGCGACCCTGCGGGCCGACGGGGGAAGCGTGCTCCAGCGCAGCGGGCTGACGGTGACGCCGGACGGGGGGGAGACCTTTCGGCAGCCCCTCATCGGGGAGCAGGTGAACGACGTGGCGGCCCGCCGGGCACGCGTCTACGCCGCCACCGAGAGCGGGCTCTTCGTGTCGGAAACCCAGGGACGCACGTGGCGCACCGTCGAAGAGGTGGCGCTCGCCGAGCCGGAGCAGGCGTTTCCGGGGGAACTGACGGCCCGCGCCGTGGAGGTTACGCCCGCGGCGCTCTGGGTGGGGACGACGGCGGGCCTGCTGCGCCTGGACCGGGCGGACGAGCCGCGTCTGCTTCCCGATGCCCCCGACGCGCCGCGGCCGGAATGGCAGCTGTTCCGAACCGAGGTGCCCGTCAATCCCGACGAGCCGACCGAGCAGGTCCCCGACGTCGAGACCTATGCCTACCCGAACCCATTCGTCCCGTCGCGCGACGACGCGGTGCGGATCGTCTACGACGTTCCGGAGCCGCAGACGGTGGAGGTGTCCATCTACGACTTTGGGATGAACCGTGTGCGCACGCTCGAAGAGCAAGAGCCTGCGGGCCAGCAGGAAATCGTCTGGGACGGGACCGACGCCTCGGGCCTCCGTCTGCCCACCGGCACGTACCTGTACACGGTGGAGGTGGGGGGCACAACGGTGCGGGGCAAGATCCTGCTGTCAAATTGAGGGACCCGCCCGGCGCCGCCGACTTTCGCTCACGTGCTCGTTCTTCCATGCGCAGCTGGAGTCTCACATCACTGATTCGCCGTCTGGGACGGCACGGGGGCCTGAGCATGCTGCTCGGGGTCGGGCTCATGGTCGGGATGTCGGTCCCGGCAAGCGGTCAGGACGTGGGGACGGGCGCGTTTTCGCGACTGGGGTTTGGGGCCCGGGGCATGGCGCTGGGCAACGCGCTGGTGGCCGACCCGTCCGCGGACGTGAGCCCCCACTACAACCCCGCCCTGCTTCCGTCGGCCTCCGGCCAGCGGGTCTCGGCGTCCGCCGCGCTGTTGTCGTTCGACCGGGAGCTGCAGTTCCTCGAATTTACGGCGCCCCTCGGGCCGACCGCCGGGATTGGACTGAGCCTCACCCACGCCGGCGTCAACGACATCGACGGCCGCAACGCGGATGGCGCCCGCACCGAAACGCTGTCGACCGACGAGTTTGCGCTCTCGCTTGCGTTTGGCAACCGCTTCGCGGACTGGCTGGCGGTGGGGACAGCCCTCACGCTCTACCAGTCCGACCTGCTGCCCGAGGTGGACCCCGTCCGGGGCTTTGGCGTCGACCTGGGCGTGCGGGTGCAGCCCACTGGGCGACTGTCCCTGGCCGCCACTGTTAAGGATCTGCTGGCCAAATACGAGTGGGACGCCGCCCCGGCAGGCGGGGGCAGCCACACGGACCGATTTCCGGTGCGGGTACAGGTGGGGGGGAGCTATTCACTTCTCGACGAGCGCCTCCAATTCTTGGCGGAGGTAGAGTCCCGATACACCACGCGGGACCGGCGCGACCTACAGACGCTCGTAACGTCGGGCGGCCCGCGGGCCCAGACGCGCACCGAGTCGTTCCTCCTGCACGACCTGCGGGCGCGGGTGGGGGCCGCCTACCATCCCGTTCAGATTCTTCGGCTCCGGGTGGGGGTCGACCGCCTTGGGGTAGACGACACGAACGGCCTTCGTCCCAGTGCCGGGTTTGGCGTGCGGCAGTCCATCGGGGACCTCGACCTCCGCGTCAGCTACGCGGCCACGCTTGAGCCCTACGTCCGAACCGTCATGAACACCGGAACCGTGGAGCTTTTTCTGTAGGGAGAGCGGGTTGAGAGTGAAGGGTTGGTGGGATCAGGGGGCGTGTAGGAAATCCTGCTCACGAAAAGAGGTGCAGCGGAAAACCCGCAACACGAAACGCCCCAACGCTCAACCGCCAAGCTGAGCAAACAGGTCGAGGAAGGCCTCCGGCCCGATTCCCGACACGCCCGTCCGGATGCGGAGGGCACACCACAGGTCGAGCAGCATCATCTGGGCGGCGTGGATGGGGACGGCGATCCAGAAGGAGCGGCAGCGCCAGACGAGGGCGCCCAGCGCGATGCCGCCCACGACGGAGAGCA
This window encodes:
- a CDS encoding pyridoxal phosphate-dependent aminotransferase is translated as MSTSTHSVRFNDRVAAMQPSATLAMKARAEERRRQGHPVVALSAGEPDFETPKPISDAGVEAIRSGFTNYTENPGTLELREAICSKLDRDNDLSYTPEQVVCSNGAKQSLALAIHALCDEGDEVLIPAPYWVSYPEMARFSGAEPVPVPTDVDNGYRLTPAALEGAITERTRLLILCTPSNPTGTVYSPDELAALADVLRDHDGVYVVSDEIYEYVLYDAEHRAFASLPNMKDRTVTVNGFSKGFAMTGWRLGYMAAPGPIAEAAGKIQGQFTSAPSSITQKAGVAALEMDKEPVEEMVSAFRRRRDVVLERLRAIDGVQCPTPEGAFYAYPDVSAFFGATAPDGSTIEDGGDLCFYLLEEQDVALVPGPAFGEPDGLRLSYASSMEDLETGLDRIEAGLAALR
- the accC gene encoding acetyl-CoA carboxylase biotin carboxylase subunit, which encodes MSDLQKILIANRGEIALRVIRTCHEMGINTVAVYSTIDRDALHVRFADEAVCIGPAASGESYLRPDRLIAAAEVTGADAIHPGYGFLAENAEFSQICADNDIEFIGPSAETISLMGEKSKAKEEMHKAGVPIVEGSDGTVDDLDTASEIASDIGFPVMVKAVAGGGGTGMRLVREADGFERAFNGARSEADAAFGNPEVYIEKFVEKPRHVEIQVLGDGQGNVMHFGERECSIQRRHQKLLEECPSPVVDEALREEMGAAAIRGAEAVNYEGAGTVEFLVGADRNFYFMEMNTRIQVEHPVTEEVTDCDLVEYQIRVSMGETVDSEERPPMEGHAIECRINAENPFQNFSPAPGDITAFHQPGGHGIRIDTAAYSGYRIPPTYDSMIAKLIAYGKTREQAIRKMRRALAEFVVEGVDTTIPFHRQLMDDDRFQQGNFDTRFLDDFEMHAAPAEVA
- the efp gene encoding elongation factor P, encoding MADTSDFRNGMTFIWKDDLWEIVDFLHVKPGKGGAFVRTTLKHVKDGHEVEETFRAGAKVDEVRVERREHQYLYEDDYGLHFMDQESYEQFSMPPEQVEGREFLKEGGDVDIVFRTDTEEPLRTEVPQKVDLEVTETTPGVKGDTAQGGDKPATLESGATIDVPLFINEGDVVRLNTETEEYETRVSAASTV
- a CDS encoding FlgD immunoglobulin-like domain containing protein; its protein translation is MNRLLASLIVLGLAAAPAWGQAPPRLQDLRPTTGLASNTVQALASAGDSLWAGPLLTVYTEDEARLFTPDDPAVTRRLEDGSNVVLSLAAEGGVQGGSAVWAGLAFDAGGNAIGAGGFLVSTDGGASFSTRPVPLDDPADTTVAYGASTLPAIPVTQETSAPPRDIALGRGGTVWVAGSRSGLRRSADQGETWSRVVLPPDTSMRIEPSRPDTFLVAPPQSDGRGFQNYRAFSALVDETGTVWAGTAAGLNRSTPGDVGPSGDRAWRLFRPDGTPNSLTGQLVLGLAEQPRPDGRNPVWIATLRADGGSVLQRSGLTVTPDGGETFRQPLIGEQVNDVAARRARVYAATESGLFVSETQGRTWRTVEEVALAEPEQAFPGELTARAVEVTPAALWVGTTAGLLRLDRADEPRLLPDAPDAPRPEWQLFRTEVPVNPDEPTEQVPDVETYAYPNPFVPSRDDAVRIVYDVPEPQTVEVSIYDFGMNRVRTLEEQEPAGQQEIVWDGTDASGLRLPTGTYLYTVEVGGTTVRGKILLSN
- the accB gene encoding acetyl-CoA carboxylase biotin carboxyl carrier protein, translating into MELSKIQELLRLVAESGVSEVEIEEDDFKLTIRQDSPQVLMQPATQPAQMQYGPPQQPQYPPQAPPQQAPPQQAPQPQQQPSHAPASSAPPASGGAQAANEAGPDDTSTAPAPDATENGTAEAEETEAAAEEHVVKAPIVGTFYRAPSPDDPPFVEVGDEVQEGDVLCIIEAMKLMNEIECETAGTVKEILVEDAEPVEFDQPLFVLDEG
- the bshB1 gene encoding bacillithiol biosynthesis deacetylase BshB1 — translated: MSKLDVLALAAHPDDVELCAGGTVCLLAQQGYDVGIVDFTKGQLGSRGTPQQRMEEAERASDIIGLSARENLGLMDGDLRNTKANQRRVIEAVRRYRPDIVLLNAPESRHPDHSDAADLSTDALYYSGLQEIETTGPDGASQEPWRPHHVLHYMQAVSFEPTMVVDVTDVWDQRIEALQAFASQFHNPDYEPDADEPETFVSNPEFFEWVKSRARTYGYTVGATYGEPFKYRHGPFGVTDLPGVLSKEKEFR
- a CDS encoding PorV/PorQ family protein is translated as MRSWSLTSLIRRLGRHGGLSMLLGVGLMVGMSVPASGQDVGTGAFSRLGFGARGMALGNALVADPSADVSPHYNPALLPSASGQRVSASAALLSFDRELQFLEFTAPLGPTAGIGLSLTHAGVNDIDGRNADGARTETLSTDEFALSLAFGNRFADWLAVGTALTLYQSDLLPEVDPVRGFGVDLGVRVQPTGRLSLAATVKDLLAKYEWDAAPAGGGSHTDRFPVRVQVGGSYSLLDERLQFLAEVESRYTTRDRRDLQTLVTSGGPRAQTRTESFLLHDLRARVGAAYHPVQILRLRVGVDRLGVDDTNGLRPSAGFGVRQSIGDLDLRVSYAATLEPYVRTVMNTGTVELFL
- a CDS encoding site-2 protease family protein; the protein is MEPNQSPGDARIEVNSDPDSASAAAAPQPTADRYWLHLLLFVLTLASTVYVGASWWANRLLHYEAHDQTISLFVLTLNQAWLVDGLRYAIPLVGFLTVHEFGHYFAARYHDVRTSLPYYIPFPFNGIGNFGAVISIRQRIPSTRSLFDIGVAGPLAGFVVALGALIYGFATLPPPEYLLDLPGHEALKAHIRQHGTFPDARPASGNGMPVLVVGYTPLYWALSQVFANVPPMYEMYHYPVLFAGWLGLFFTALNLLPVGQLDGGHVLYALLGDAWHRRFAQAFVFVLLFSGGIGFMDGMRQSLQDVSPWLGRASWVILAAIYYGYLYKIFGGTDQRTWAGLVGLLSGVGAAMALGWTGLGWTGWLVWSLLIIFLVRVKHPPVLRPQRLTPGRRILGYLAIAIFILCFSLQPLSTV